ATCTTCGTTACTATTTGTGATTTTAGATAAAAGTGGAGCATACCCATCACTGGTACCTTGGTTTTGGTTTGTTAATGCCATTCTACTTTTCGTATAAACAACTCGTTGAACCTCACGACCCGATGGATCATAAACGATCAAGGTTACATTTTCACCTTGGAAGTTTTCCTGATTTAACGTGTTGTCATACTGAAACACAATTTTCCGTCCGATCGTATCGGTAATAGAAGAAAGATACTCTGCTTTATCACTTGCATATGTTGTAGCTGGTTCATAATTAAAAGTGATTTGATTGCCATAGCGATCCACAATACCGATAATTTTACCTTTGTCAGAAAAATATTCTTTTCTTTGATCAGCATATTCCATAAAGTAGTACGAACCAACTTGACCATTAGAGAATGATCCTCCACTTTTAAAGTGACGTTCTTTTCCTTGTGCATTACTAATTTTGGTTTCGTAAATCAGTTTTGTACTTTCACTAGGGCTTCCCATCAAACTCGCTTCAAAATCAATTCCTGTTGTACCACCAAATCCATCATAATAGGTCGGCTTAGAAGTCCCTACATCGCTGACATAAGGAAATTGAAATTGCCAACCCACGCCCAAATTGTAATTATAATTAGCTAGATTGCCTTTGTATAACGTAGCTCCGCCTTTTGGAGTATGACCTTTATAATAAGCCGAAGCTTCACTCGAATCATATGTAACCCCGATATTCAGATCTAATCCATCTCTTCCCGGCAAATGGATCTGCTGATCTTGCCAAATTAGATTGCCAATGCCTGGTGTGACTTCTTCCTTCGTGCCTGATGTATCTGCATATTGAGCATTCACTTTGCTTGCTAGAGCTTGTTCTCGCAATAAATTATCAAAAGCCGTTTCAATTTTTGTGTCAGTATCTACTTCTGATGTCGAAGCAATCGATACTGTCTGAGTACTTGATCTATCGTTATCGCTAATAGACTCCGTATACACCTCGTCTGTAACTGTAGGTAATGATGCTGTACCGGAATCATACCCTTCCTCTAACTGCTCCCACGTTGATTCTCCTGTCTCATATTGTTTCCACATTTCGAGTGGATCGTCACCAGTTTTACGTGTCAGATACTCTAACCAGTAAACGTCTACAACTTCAGCGCCATCGGAGATTAGAAAATTGACTTGTTCTTGAGTAAGCCCTTGATGCTGAATCGATTCTTCTTGAATCGAGAAGGTAGAGAAGCCTCGGAACTGATATTGATCCAATGAAGAGAGCTTGGACAATACGTCTTTCATTTCAGGATCGTCAGCTTCATACACATTACTATATACATCTTTGGAAACAACGGTCCAACTATTAGGTTCTACATCTAATGGAGCGACTTGTTTGCTAGGAGGTTGAATAGATGTAATGCTTGTACTTTTAGCAAAACTAGTAGAAGGGAACTGCGGAACGATTGTACTTATGCTCAAAATGAGTATTAGCACATAAATAATAAATGCTTTTATATTTTTATTTGTTTTATGATCTTTCAATGCGATATCCCCTTTGTTTACAGTTCATTCGTATTTAATTTTTCTGATAATCTATATTTATTTTGTATTAGCTGCGGTGATGATACTGCTGTAATCTCCTTTTTCAATCTGCTTGCGAAACAGATTGCCGTTTTTATCGTAGGAATACGTTGTCTTCTGTGTGGCTGTATACATCGTGATCAATCGACCATTCACGTTATACTCGTATACTCGCTTTGTAGCTGCGGAAGCAGAAAGTGAGGGTAATACCAGCATAGTAGCGCAAACCAGAATGATAATTTTCTGACTTATAGAGACAGGTGAATGCTTTTCTATTTTCATAGTGCAAAAACTCCTTTAGATTCAAAAATAGTTATACGTTTGAATCGAACAATTTGTAATATCCAAGTAGCTACATCTGTATAGCTAAAATATAAAATATATGCACCTCCTTATCGAATGATTGGGAGTAATTTGAAGATATATAGAGAAAATGATGGCATATCTATATTCAGACAGCTTCAATGTCTCCATATCCTCAGTAATCCGATTATAGCGGTAGTTTTCAAAAATGGCAGAACTTATTTTGAATAACCAGCTGTTTTCAATTTTCTCAATTTCCACTTGGTAATCCAGTTTCTACTATACCGATGGAATACAATCTGAGAGTCGATACAACTATTATGGTTCTTTGCTAGATTTGAACAACTGCGCTTGTCTTTATACATTCAATTAAGAATTGTCATCAGCACAATAAAATCCCTCGCAAAAAAGCCTTCAATCTCTATGGATTGAAGGCTACTCTCATTCGATAATTTGCATTTTATAGGCATTTTCATATTAACTCAAAACTCACATCCACTACTATCTACTTATCCTATCCGCTTAACATACAATTCAATATTCACCCATAAAGCGAGCGAATACACAGCTAGCAACATAAATAAAGTAAACTCCCCTACTCCGCCAATAACGCCTGCGCCGTAAACTGATCCGTCACCAAGATATTCGCATATCTCCCCACCAGTGCCGCGCGAATAGCATCGATCTTCCGCTGTCCGCCTGCTACCAGAATCGACTTCTCCTTTTTGCGCAAATCGGGCAAATCAATACCTACGGTGCGATCATTAATTGCTGGGCTACATATGTCACCGCTGGCATCGAAGAAACGGGAGCAAATATCCCCTGCACCAGTACGTTGCAGCAACTTCTGCTCCTCTGCGTTAAAATATCCCAACTGAAACAGCAACGCATCCTGCTTTACCGTCCCCACGGTAAACATCGCAATATTCGCCTGTCGTCCCAGCTCAATAATCCGCTGGATATGCCGATCCTCTTCGACCATACGCTTTACTTCAATACTGTCGAAAATAACAGGCAACGGCAAATAGCGTGCGCTCGTGTGAAAAGCTTCTGCAAACAGATTTACCGTTTCAGCCGCATATGTATTAATATGCGAATGGCTAACGCCGCCTTTAAGCTGCACGACCTCCACCCCGCGTACTTGCTTTTGCTCCAATTGACGCGCTACGGAATACATGGTACGTCCCCATGTCACACCAATAATGTCGCTATCCTGTACGGTTTCATGCAAATAATCCGCGGCACGCTTACTAATATGCTTTTGAATTTCTTTATATTCATTGACTGGTGCATAACATACATGCACGGTGTCGAGAGCAAATTGCTGACGCAATTGTTCGCCGAGTGCATCCAGATCCTCTAACGGGTCCACAATCTCGATGCGGACATAGCCCTTCTCCTTTGCCTGCTGAAGGAGGCGTGATACGGTCGGTCGGGAAACGCCGAGTTTGGTGGCGATCTCCTGCTGGCTGTAATCCGACAGGTAATACAGCCGGGCGGCTTCGACGCTGAGGCGCTGCTTGTCATTATCCATGCTGTTCATCCCACATCTCCATTAGTATGGGGAGCATCTGCCATACCGACAATCTCCCTTGCTATGATGATTATACATTTTTCCGATTCAAAATACGATGACATGCCATTTTCGATTTTGTGCTATTCCATGAATATATGAAATTTTTGGTAATAAAATGTTAAAAACGTTTGTTTTGCCTAAAATAGGGTATTGGTTGTGTATGCTTCGAATGATGTACATAGATCAATTATGTGCGGAGCTATATTCCAAAACTACTGGAGGTATGATTATGTTTACACGTCTTGACCAGATTATGATCCAAATTCCCGATGTGGACCGTCCTGATCCAGATGCAGCAGCAGCGGTACAGGAACTGCTGGGTGGTAAATTTGGCGAAATGTCGACTCTGAACAACTATCTTTTCCAGTCGTTTAACTTCCGCAACAAGTCCAAGCTGAAACCGTTCTATGATCTCGTAACGAGCATCACGGCGGAGGAGCTTGGACACGTGGAACTCGTCGCGCATGGCATCAACAAGATCCAAGCCGGTTCCACCACATACAAAGAACCGGACGATACACCGCTCGGTTCGGTCAAAAATGTACGACTCAGTTATCCATATCTCGCCGGTGCGCAGGGCGCAATGCCACGCGATTCGATGGGACGTCCGTGGACGGGTGACAATGTGTTTAACAGCGGCAATCTAGTAGAAGATTTACTGCATAACTTCTTCCTAGAATGTGGTGCGAGAACGCATAAGATGAAGGTATATGAAATGACGGATCATCCGGCAGCTCGTGAAGTAGTCGGCTTCCTGCTTGTTCGCGGCGGCGTGCATGTGGTCGCTTATGCGAAAGCATTGGAAATCGCCACAGGTGTGGATGTGACCAAGCTTGTACCTGTGCCTTCGCTTAGCAATAAGTCGTTTAACGAAGCACGTAAATACGAGGAAAAAGGTGTGCATACGAAGTTGTATACACACAGTACAGAAGATTTTAAAGCGATTGGCGAGATCTGGAAAGGTACGCATCCAGAGGATGGACTGCCGCTTGAAGTCATTCATGGTTTCCCTGAAGGCGTACCTGTACCCGAATATCCGGAAGTTGAGGAAGAATTTGCTCCGGGCATTTCGCAGGAAGATTTTGCAGCAATTGCTAAACGTCTGAAAGAGAACGGCAATATCCGTTAAGTTGCCCTAATCCTTTGTTCTATCTAGCTATCTTGCATGAGGGTTCGTGTTCATCGTAACGAACACGAGCCTTTTTTTTAGTCCAATTATTAGAGGTTTCGACTAAAAAAACAAAGCCATCTATTTATTAAATTTTTAGCATAATGTTTAAATTGGTTATAGCTGGTTAATTAATAAACGACGACGGATTGTTGAATATTTTTCCTACTCTGCCGGAACGTATAACATGGCCATCGGGTATGAGTAGCAAATATATTCAACTCTCTTAACTAAGATATTGACTTTAAATTCAGGAGGCGAATGATATGTTAGGATGGTTATGGGCATTAATCGTTGGGGGTATTATTGGTTGGATCGCAGGTATGATCGTAGGACGCGATATTCCGGGCGGTATCATCGGTAACATCATCGCTGGTTTCATCGGTGGATGGCTGGGTAACATGCTGCTGGGTCAATGGGGTCCAGAAGTTGGCGGTTTCTACTTGATTCAAGCGATTATCGGTGCGGTAATCCTCGTATTCGTAGTAAGTCTGGTTATGCGTTCGATGCGTAGAACCCGTAGCTAATTACGAGACACTGCATATTATATTAAGACCAATCGAACCTATGAACAGCTTATACCCTTCTTCTCAGCACACTGATTCATAGTGTTCCTTATACAAAGACCTGCTTCCTTGCGAAGTGGGTCTTTTGTTTTGATGGAGGTTTTTACCCAAATCGAAATATATTTTGAAACGAATTTGGTCGTCTGTGGATGAGACGGGTAATAGTAGTACATAGGTATGCAAGACTGACTACGTATAGCCATCAACATTATATAAATACACAGAGACAAAGGATGGGTTGTATGAGATTAAACTGGATCTGGGATTGGGCAGTAGAATGGTACTACAATATACGCTGGATTGATCTGCTCGTATCACTTGTTATTTTGGCGCTGTTTCTGGGCTTCCGCAAGTTGTTTACACGATATTTGTTTGCGTTTGTGATCGGACGGTTTAAGAACCATCCAGCGCTTATTCGCTGGGCACAGGCGTTTGAGAAGCCGCTACAATACTTTTTTATCTTAATCGGCACGTATTTGTCGCTACGCTACTTTATGCATGAGCAATGGAGCTTTGTAGTGGATGTGAATCGGTTTTATCGCAGTATGAGCGTCGCACTGCTCGGCTGGGGATTGTACAATGTGTCTGCCTCCTCCTCCCTACTGCTAGAAGGCGCGGGCAAGCGCTTTGGATTGGACGCGTCCAGTATGATTATTCCGTTTTTGTCCA
The DNA window shown above is from Paenibacillus sp. JQZ6Y-1 and carries:
- a CDS encoding RHS repeat domain-containing protein produces the protein MKIEKHSPVSISQKIIILVCATMLVLPSLSASAATKRVYEYNVNGRLITMYTATQKTTYSYDKNGNLFRKQIEKGDYSSIITAANTK
- a CDS encoding sugar-binding transcriptional regulator — protein: MDNDKQRLSVEAARLYYLSDYSQQEIATKLGVSRPTVSRLLQQAKEKGYVRIEIVDPLEDLDALGEQLRQQFALDTVHVCYAPVNEYKEIQKHISKRAADYLHETVQDSDIIGVTWGRTMYSVARQLEQKQVRGVEVVQLKGGVSHSHINTYAAETVNLFAEAFHTSARYLPLPVIFDSIEVKRMVEEDRHIQRIIELGRQANIAMFTVGTVKQDALLFQLGYFNAEEQKLLQRTGAGDICSRFFDASGDICSPAINDRTVGIDLPDLRKKEKSILVAGGQRKIDAIRAALVGRYANILVTDQFTAQALLAE
- a CDS encoding manganese catalase family protein; translation: MFTRLDQIMIQIPDVDRPDPDAAAAVQELLGGKFGEMSTLNNYLFQSFNFRNKSKLKPFYDLVTSITAEELGHVELVAHGINKIQAGSTTYKEPDDTPLGSVKNVRLSYPYLAGAQGAMPRDSMGRPWTGDNVFNSGNLVEDLLHNFFLECGARTHKMKVYEMTDHPAAREVVGFLLVRGGVHVVAYAKALEIATGVDVTKLVPVPSLSNKSFNEARKYEEKGVHTKLYTHSTEDFKAIGEIWKGTHPEDGLPLEVIHGFPEGVPVPEYPEVEEEFAPGISQEDFAAIAKRLKENGNIR
- a CDS encoding GlsB/YeaQ/YmgE family stress response membrane protein, with the translated sequence MLGWLWALIVGGIIGWIAGMIVGRDIPGGIIGNIIAGFIGGWLGNMLLGQWGPEVGGFYLIQAIIGAVILVFVVSLVMRSMRRTRS